A single region of the Salvelinus sp. IW2-2015 linkage group LG20, ASM291031v2, whole genome shotgun sequence genome encodes:
- the LOC111980286 gene encoding exportin-7 isoform X2 produces MGVREEHEWSKMADHVQSLAQLEILCKQLYETTETGVRLQAEKALVEFTNSPDCLSKCQLLLERGSSSYSQLLAATCLSKLVSRTSNPLPLEQRIDIRNYVLNYLATRPKLAEFVTQALIQLYSRITKLGWFDCQKDDYVFRNVIADVTRFLQDSVEHCIIGVTILSQLTNEINQADTSHPLTKHRKIASSFRDSSLFDIFTLSCNLLKQASGKNLNLNDESQHGLLMQLLKLSHNCLNYDFIGTSTDESSDDLCTVQIPTSWRSAFLDSSTLQLFFDLYHSIPPSLSPLVLSCLVQIASVRRSLFNNAERAKFLSHLVDGVKRILENPQSLSDPNNYHEFCRLLARLKSNYQLGELVKVENYPEVIRLIANFTVTSLQHWEFAPNSVHYLLSLWQRLAASVPYVKATEPHLLETYTPEVTKAYITSRLESVCIILRDGLEDPLDDAGLVQQQLDQLSTIGRCEYEKTCALLVQLFDQSAQTYQELLQSTNSSAIDITVQEGRLTWLVYIIGAVIGGRVSFASTDEQDAMDGELVCRVLQLMNLTDSRLAQAGNERLELAMLSFFEQFRKIYIGDQVQKSSKLYRRLSEVLGLNDETMVLSVFIGKIITNLKYWGQCEPITSKTLQLLNDLSIGYSSVRKLVKLSAVQFMLNNHTSEHFSFLGVNNQSNLSDMRCRTTFYTALGRLLMVDLGEDEDQFEQFMLPLTAAFEAVAQMFSTNTFNEQEAKRTLVGLVRDLRGIAFAFNAKTSFMMLFDWIYPAYMPILQRAIELWYHVPACTTPVLKLMAELVHNSQTAALQGERREPISWVSSFSQRSQRLQFDVSSPNGILLFRETSKMITTYGNRILTIGEVPKDQMYSVKLKGVSVCFSMLKAVLSGNYVNFGVFRLYGDDALDNALQTFIKLLLSIPHSDLLDYPKLSQSFYSLLEVLTQDHMNFIASLEPHVVMYILSSISEGLTALDTMVCTGCCSSLDHIATYLFKQLSRSTKKRPVAMATDERFLHIMQQHPEMIQQMLSTVLNIIIFEDCRNQWSMSRPLLGLILLNEKVQYFADLRNSIVNSQPPEKQQAMHLCFENLMEGIERNLLTKNRDRFTQNLSVFRREVNDSMKNSSYGVNTNDMMS; encoded by the exons agcCTAGCCCAGCTAGAGATCCTGTGTAAGCAGCTGTACGAGACAACAGAGACGGGGGTGAGGTTGCAGGCAGAGAAAGCTCTGGTGGAGTTCACTAACAGCCCCGACTGTCTCAGCAAGTGTCAGCTACTACTGGAGAGAGGCAGC tctTCCTACTCTCAACTCCTTGCAGCTACCTGTCTGTCTAAACTGGTTTCGCGCACCAGCAACCCTCTTCCCTTGGAGCAGCGCATCGATATCC gGAACTATGTACTGAACTATCTGGCGACGCGGCCGAAGTTGGCAGAGTTTGTTACCCAGGCTCTGATCCAGCTGTACTCCAG gattaCCAAGCTTGGCTGGTTCGACTGTCAGAAAGACGACTATGTCTTCAGGAACGTCATTGCGGACGTCACACGCTTCCTACAG GACAGTGTAGAACATTGCATCATAGGAGTCACCATCCTATCCCAACTGACCAATGAGATCAACCAG GCAGATACCAGCCATCCTCTGACCAAACACAGGAAGATTGCGTCATCGTTCAGAGACTCGTCCCTCTTTGACATATTCACCCTGTCTTGCAATCTCctcaaacag gcgTCGGGTAAGAACCTCAACCTGAATGATGAGAGTCAGCATGGTCTACTGATGCAGCTACTGAAGCTCAGTCACAACTGTCTGAACTATGACTTCATCGGAACGTCTACAGACGAGTCCTCTGATGACCTCTGCACTGTTCAGATCCCCACTTCCTGGAGATCAG caTTTTTGGATTCCTCCACTCTCCAGCTCTTTTTTGATTTGTATcattccattcctccctccctctccccgttG gtgttgtcGTGTCTAGTCCAGATAGCATCAGTGAGGAGGTCTTTGTTCAACAACGCAGAGCGAGCCAAGTTCCTCTCTCACCTGGTGGATGGAGTCAAGAGGATACTAGAGAAcccacag AGCCTCTCAGACCCTAACAACTACCATGAGTTTTGTCGTCTGTTGGCGCGACTGAAAAGTAACTACCAGCTGGGAGAGCTGGTCAAAGTAGAAAACTACCCAGAAGTCATCAGGCTTATAGCCAACTTCACTGTCACCAGTCTACAG CACTGGGAGTTTGCCCCTAACTCTGTCCACTACCTGTTGAGCCTGTGGCAGCGCCTGGCAGCGTCTGTCCCTTACGTTAAAGCCACCGAGCCTCACCTGCTAGAGACATACACACCTGAAGTCACCAAGGCCTACATCACCTCACGCCTCGAGTCTGTCTGCATCATactcag GGATGGGTTAGAGGACCCTCTAGATGACGCAGGGTTAGTCCAGCAGCAGTTAGACCAGCTCTCCACCATTGGTCGCTGTGAATACGAGAAGACCTGTGCCCTATTGGTCCAGCTCTTCGACCAATCAGCACAGACCTACCAGGAACTACTGCAGTCTACCAACTCTAGTGCCATCGACATCACGGTCCAGGAGG GGAGGTTAACATGGTTGGTGTATATAATCGGGGCGGTCATTGGAGGAAGAGTGTCCTTCGCCTCTACAGATGAACAAGACGCCATGGATGGAGAACTAGTCTGTCG agtgctcCAGTTGATGAACCTAACAGACTCGCGGCTGGCCCAGGCGGGTAATGAGCGATTGGAGTTGGCCATGCTCAGCTTCTTTGAACAGTTCAGGAAAATCTACATCGGAGACCAGGTGCAAAAGTCCTCCAAG ctgTACCGGCGGCTGTCAGAGGTTCTGGGGCTGAATGATGAGACCATGGTACTCAGCGTCTTCATTGGAAAAAT CATCACCAATCTGAAGTACTGGGGCCAGTGTGAACCAATCACTTCCAAGACACTTCAGTTACTCAATGACCTCTCCATAGG gtacagcaGTGTGAGGAAGTTGGTGAAACTCAGCGCTGTTCAGTTCATGCTGAACAACCACACA AGCGAGCACTTCTCCTTCCTGGGCGTGAACAACCAATCAAACCTCAGCGACATGAGGTGTCGCACCACGTTCTACACCGCACTGGGACGCCTGCTGATGGTCGACctag gtgaggaTGAGGACCAGTTTGAACAATTCATGCTTCCCCTAACGGCGGCGTTTGAAGCAGTGGCTCAGATGTTCAGCACCAACACATTCAACGAGCAGGAGGCGAAGAGGACGTTGGTAGGACTGGTCAGAGACCTGAGAGGTATTGCCTTTGCCTTCAACGCCAAGACCAGCTTTATGATGCTCTTCGACTGGAT CTACCCAGCCTACATGCCCATCCTGCAGAGAGCTATAGAGCTCTGGTACCACGTACCAGCATGCACCACTCCTGTCCTAAAGCTCATGGCCGAGCTAGTCCACAACAG CCAGACAGCTGCTCtgcaaggggagaggagagagccaaTAAGCTGGGTGTCATCTTTCAGTCAACG GTCACAGAGGTTACAATTTGACGTGTCATCACCCAACGGAATCCTGCTGTTCAGAGAAACCAGCAAGATGATCACCACCTATG gTAACCGTATCCTGACCATTGGGGAGGTGCCTAAGGACCAGATGTACAGTGTGAAGCTGaagggtgtcagtgtgtgtttctcCATGCTCAAGGCTGTGCTCTCTGGGAACTATGTCAACTTCGGGGTGTTCCGTCTCTATGGAGATGACGCACTGGACAACGCGCTACAGACCTTCATCAAACTGCTGCTGTCCATACCACACAGCGACctgctg GACTATCCCAAGTTGAGCCAGTCGTTCTACAGTCTGTTGGAGGTGTTGACTCAGGATCACATGAACTTCATTGCTTCTCTAGAGCCGCATGTCGTCATGTACATACTGTCATCTATCTCCGAGGGACTCACTGCACTGG ATACTATGGTGTGTACTGGGTGTTGTTCCAGTCTGGACCATATCGCCACCTACCTGTTCAAACAG CTGTCTCGCTCCACTAAGAAACGGcctgttgccatggcaacagacGAACGCTTCCTACACATCATGCAGCAACACCCAGAGATGATccaacag ATGCTGTCCACAGTGTTGAACATCATCATCTTTGAGGACTGCAGGAACCAGTGGTCCATGTCCAGACCTCTACTGGGCCTCATCCTGCTCAACGAGAAGGTACag tattttGCAGACCTGAGGAACAGCATTGTGAACAGCCAGCCTCCAGAAAAGCAGCAGGCCATGCATCTCTGCTTTGAGAACCTGATGGAGGGGATAGAACGCAACCTGCTAACCAAGAACAGAGACAG GTTCACCCAGAACCTCTCGGTGTTCCGGAGGGAGGTGAACGACAGCATGAAAAACTCTTCATATGGAGTCAACACCAATGACATGATGAGCTGA
- the LOC111980286 gene encoding exportin-7 isoform X1, giving the protein MGVREEHEWSKMADHVQSLAQLEILCKQLYETTETGVRLQAEKALVEFTNSPDCLSKCQLLLERGSSSYSQLLAATCLSKLVSRTSNPLPLEQRIDIRNYVLNYLATRPKLAEFVTQALIQLYSRITKLGWFDCQKDDYVFRNVIADVTRFLQQDSVEHCIIGVTILSQLTNEINQADTSHPLTKHRKIASSFRDSSLFDIFTLSCNLLKQASGKNLNLNDESQHGLLMQLLKLSHNCLNYDFIGTSTDESSDDLCTVQIPTSWRSAFLDSSTLQLFFDLYHSIPPSLSPLVLSCLVQIASVRRSLFNNAERAKFLSHLVDGVKRILENPQSLSDPNNYHEFCRLLARLKSNYQLGELVKVENYPEVIRLIANFTVTSLQHWEFAPNSVHYLLSLWQRLAASVPYVKATEPHLLETYTPEVTKAYITSRLESVCIILRDGLEDPLDDAGLVQQQLDQLSTIGRCEYEKTCALLVQLFDQSAQTYQELLQSTNSSAIDITVQEGRLTWLVYIIGAVIGGRVSFASTDEQDAMDGELVCRVLQLMNLTDSRLAQAGNERLELAMLSFFEQFRKIYIGDQVQKSSKLYRRLSEVLGLNDETMVLSVFIGKIITNLKYWGQCEPITSKTLQLLNDLSIGYSSVRKLVKLSAVQFMLNNHTSEHFSFLGVNNQSNLSDMRCRTTFYTALGRLLMVDLGEDEDQFEQFMLPLTAAFEAVAQMFSTNTFNEQEAKRTLVGLVRDLRGIAFAFNAKTSFMMLFDWIYPAYMPILQRAIELWYHVPACTTPVLKLMAELVHNSQTAALQGERREPISWVSSFSQRSQRLQFDVSSPNGILLFRETSKMITTYGNRILTIGEVPKDQMYSVKLKGVSVCFSMLKAVLSGNYVNFGVFRLYGDDALDNALQTFIKLLLSIPHSDLLDYPKLSQSFYSLLEVLTQDHMNFIASLEPHVVMYILSSISEGLTALDTMVCTGCCSSLDHIATYLFKQLSRSTKKRPVAMATDERFLHIMQQHPEMIQQMLSTVLNIIIFEDCRNQWSMSRPLLGLILLNEKVQYFADLRNSIVNSQPPEKQQAMHLCFENLMEGIERNLLTKNRDRFTQNLSVFRREVNDSMKNSSYGVNTNDMMS; this is encoded by the exons agcCTAGCCCAGCTAGAGATCCTGTGTAAGCAGCTGTACGAGACAACAGAGACGGGGGTGAGGTTGCAGGCAGAGAAAGCTCTGGTGGAGTTCACTAACAGCCCCGACTGTCTCAGCAAGTGTCAGCTACTACTGGAGAGAGGCAGC tctTCCTACTCTCAACTCCTTGCAGCTACCTGTCTGTCTAAACTGGTTTCGCGCACCAGCAACCCTCTTCCCTTGGAGCAGCGCATCGATATCC gGAACTATGTACTGAACTATCTGGCGACGCGGCCGAAGTTGGCAGAGTTTGTTACCCAGGCTCTGATCCAGCTGTACTCCAG gattaCCAAGCTTGGCTGGTTCGACTGTCAGAAAGACGACTATGTCTTCAGGAACGTCATTGCGGACGTCACACGCTTCCTACAG CAGGACAGTGTAGAACATTGCATCATAGGAGTCACCATCCTATCCCAACTGACCAATGAGATCAACCAG GCAGATACCAGCCATCCTCTGACCAAACACAGGAAGATTGCGTCATCGTTCAGAGACTCGTCCCTCTTTGACATATTCACCCTGTCTTGCAATCTCctcaaacag gcgTCGGGTAAGAACCTCAACCTGAATGATGAGAGTCAGCATGGTCTACTGATGCAGCTACTGAAGCTCAGTCACAACTGTCTGAACTATGACTTCATCGGAACGTCTACAGACGAGTCCTCTGATGACCTCTGCACTGTTCAGATCCCCACTTCCTGGAGATCAG caTTTTTGGATTCCTCCACTCTCCAGCTCTTTTTTGATTTGTATcattccattcctccctccctctccccgttG gtgttgtcGTGTCTAGTCCAGATAGCATCAGTGAGGAGGTCTTTGTTCAACAACGCAGAGCGAGCCAAGTTCCTCTCTCACCTGGTGGATGGAGTCAAGAGGATACTAGAGAAcccacag AGCCTCTCAGACCCTAACAACTACCATGAGTTTTGTCGTCTGTTGGCGCGACTGAAAAGTAACTACCAGCTGGGAGAGCTGGTCAAAGTAGAAAACTACCCAGAAGTCATCAGGCTTATAGCCAACTTCACTGTCACCAGTCTACAG CACTGGGAGTTTGCCCCTAACTCTGTCCACTACCTGTTGAGCCTGTGGCAGCGCCTGGCAGCGTCTGTCCCTTACGTTAAAGCCACCGAGCCTCACCTGCTAGAGACATACACACCTGAAGTCACCAAGGCCTACATCACCTCACGCCTCGAGTCTGTCTGCATCATactcag GGATGGGTTAGAGGACCCTCTAGATGACGCAGGGTTAGTCCAGCAGCAGTTAGACCAGCTCTCCACCATTGGTCGCTGTGAATACGAGAAGACCTGTGCCCTATTGGTCCAGCTCTTCGACCAATCAGCACAGACCTACCAGGAACTACTGCAGTCTACCAACTCTAGTGCCATCGACATCACGGTCCAGGAGG GGAGGTTAACATGGTTGGTGTATATAATCGGGGCGGTCATTGGAGGAAGAGTGTCCTTCGCCTCTACAGATGAACAAGACGCCATGGATGGAGAACTAGTCTGTCG agtgctcCAGTTGATGAACCTAACAGACTCGCGGCTGGCCCAGGCGGGTAATGAGCGATTGGAGTTGGCCATGCTCAGCTTCTTTGAACAGTTCAGGAAAATCTACATCGGAGACCAGGTGCAAAAGTCCTCCAAG ctgTACCGGCGGCTGTCAGAGGTTCTGGGGCTGAATGATGAGACCATGGTACTCAGCGTCTTCATTGGAAAAAT CATCACCAATCTGAAGTACTGGGGCCAGTGTGAACCAATCACTTCCAAGACACTTCAGTTACTCAATGACCTCTCCATAGG gtacagcaGTGTGAGGAAGTTGGTGAAACTCAGCGCTGTTCAGTTCATGCTGAACAACCACACA AGCGAGCACTTCTCCTTCCTGGGCGTGAACAACCAATCAAACCTCAGCGACATGAGGTGTCGCACCACGTTCTACACCGCACTGGGACGCCTGCTGATGGTCGACctag gtgaggaTGAGGACCAGTTTGAACAATTCATGCTTCCCCTAACGGCGGCGTTTGAAGCAGTGGCTCAGATGTTCAGCACCAACACATTCAACGAGCAGGAGGCGAAGAGGACGTTGGTAGGACTGGTCAGAGACCTGAGAGGTATTGCCTTTGCCTTCAACGCCAAGACCAGCTTTATGATGCTCTTCGACTGGAT CTACCCAGCCTACATGCCCATCCTGCAGAGAGCTATAGAGCTCTGGTACCACGTACCAGCATGCACCACTCCTGTCCTAAAGCTCATGGCCGAGCTAGTCCACAACAG CCAGACAGCTGCTCtgcaaggggagaggagagagccaaTAAGCTGGGTGTCATCTTTCAGTCAACG GTCACAGAGGTTACAATTTGACGTGTCATCACCCAACGGAATCCTGCTGTTCAGAGAAACCAGCAAGATGATCACCACCTATG gTAACCGTATCCTGACCATTGGGGAGGTGCCTAAGGACCAGATGTACAGTGTGAAGCTGaagggtgtcagtgtgtgtttctcCATGCTCAAGGCTGTGCTCTCTGGGAACTATGTCAACTTCGGGGTGTTCCGTCTCTATGGAGATGACGCACTGGACAACGCGCTACAGACCTTCATCAAACTGCTGCTGTCCATACCACACAGCGACctgctg GACTATCCCAAGTTGAGCCAGTCGTTCTACAGTCTGTTGGAGGTGTTGACTCAGGATCACATGAACTTCATTGCTTCTCTAGAGCCGCATGTCGTCATGTACATACTGTCATCTATCTCCGAGGGACTCACTGCACTGG ATACTATGGTGTGTACTGGGTGTTGTTCCAGTCTGGACCATATCGCCACCTACCTGTTCAAACAG CTGTCTCGCTCCACTAAGAAACGGcctgttgccatggcaacagacGAACGCTTCCTACACATCATGCAGCAACACCCAGAGATGATccaacag ATGCTGTCCACAGTGTTGAACATCATCATCTTTGAGGACTGCAGGAACCAGTGGTCCATGTCCAGACCTCTACTGGGCCTCATCCTGCTCAACGAGAAGGTACag tattttGCAGACCTGAGGAACAGCATTGTGAACAGCCAGCCTCCAGAAAAGCAGCAGGCCATGCATCTCTGCTTTGAGAACCTGATGGAGGGGATAGAACGCAACCTGCTAACCAAGAACAGAGACAG GTTCACCCAGAACCTCTCGGTGTTCCGGAGGGAGGTGAACGACAGCATGAAAAACTCTTCATATGGAGTCAACACCAATGACATGATGAGCTGA
- the LOC111980286 gene encoding exportin-7 isoform X3, translating into MGVREEHEWSKMADHVQSLAQLEILCKQLYETTETGVRLQAEKALVEFTNSPDCLSKCQLLLERGSSSYSQLLAATCLSKLVSRTSNPLPLEQRIDIRNYVLNYLATRPKLAEFVTQALIQLYSRITKLGWFDCQKDDYVFRNVIADVTRFLQQDSVEHCIIGVTILSQLTNEINQADTSHPLTKHRKIASSFRDSSLFDIFTLSCNLLKQASGKNLNLNDESQHGLLMQLLKLSHNCLNYDFIGTSTDESSDDLCTVQIPTSWRSAFLDSSTLQLFFDLYHSIPPSLSPLVLSCLVQIASVRRSLFNNAERAKFLSHLVDGVKRILENPQSLSDPNNYHEFCRLLARLKSNYQLGELVKVENYPEVIRLIANFTVTSLQHWEFAPNSVHYLLSLWQRLAASVPYVKATEPHLLETYTPEVTKAYITSRLESVCIILRDGLEDPLDDAGLVQQQLDQLSTIGRCEYEKTCALLVQLFDQSAQTYQELLQSTNSSAIDITVQEGRLTWLVYIIGAVIGGRVSFASTDEQDAMDGELVCRVLQLMNLTDSRLAQAGNERLELAMLSFFEQFRKIYIGDQVQKSSKLYRRLSEVLGLNDETMVLSVFIGKIITNLKYWGQCEPITSKTLQLLNDLSIGYSSVRKLVKLSAVQFMLNNHTSEHFSFLGVNNQSNLSDMRCRTTFYTALGRLLMVDLGEDEDQFEQFMLPLTAAFEAVAQMFSTNTFNEQEAKRTLVGLVRDLRGIAFAFNAKTSFMMLFDWIYPAYMPILQRAIELWYHVPACTTPVLKLMAELVHNSQTAALQGERREPISWVSSFSQRSQRLQFDVSSPNGILLFRETSKMITTYGNRILTIGEVPKDQMYSVKLKGVSVCFSMLKAVLSGNYVNFGVFRLYGDDALDNALQTFIKLLLSIPHSDLLDYPKLSQSFYSLLEVLTQDHMNFIASLEPHVVMYILSSISEGLTALDTMVCTGCCSSLDHIATYLFKQLSRSTKKRPVAMATDERFLHIMQQHPEMIQQMLSTVLNIIIFEDCRNQWSMSRPLLGLILLNEKYFADLRNSIVNSQPPEKQQAMHLCFENLMEGIERNLLTKNRDRFTQNLSVFRREVNDSMKNSSYGVNTNDMMS; encoded by the exons agcCTAGCCCAGCTAGAGATCCTGTGTAAGCAGCTGTACGAGACAACAGAGACGGGGGTGAGGTTGCAGGCAGAGAAAGCTCTGGTGGAGTTCACTAACAGCCCCGACTGTCTCAGCAAGTGTCAGCTACTACTGGAGAGAGGCAGC tctTCCTACTCTCAACTCCTTGCAGCTACCTGTCTGTCTAAACTGGTTTCGCGCACCAGCAACCCTCTTCCCTTGGAGCAGCGCATCGATATCC gGAACTATGTACTGAACTATCTGGCGACGCGGCCGAAGTTGGCAGAGTTTGTTACCCAGGCTCTGATCCAGCTGTACTCCAG gattaCCAAGCTTGGCTGGTTCGACTGTCAGAAAGACGACTATGTCTTCAGGAACGTCATTGCGGACGTCACACGCTTCCTACAG CAGGACAGTGTAGAACATTGCATCATAGGAGTCACCATCCTATCCCAACTGACCAATGAGATCAACCAG GCAGATACCAGCCATCCTCTGACCAAACACAGGAAGATTGCGTCATCGTTCAGAGACTCGTCCCTCTTTGACATATTCACCCTGTCTTGCAATCTCctcaaacag gcgTCGGGTAAGAACCTCAACCTGAATGATGAGAGTCAGCATGGTCTACTGATGCAGCTACTGAAGCTCAGTCACAACTGTCTGAACTATGACTTCATCGGAACGTCTACAGACGAGTCCTCTGATGACCTCTGCACTGTTCAGATCCCCACTTCCTGGAGATCAG caTTTTTGGATTCCTCCACTCTCCAGCTCTTTTTTGATTTGTATcattccattcctccctccctctccccgttG gtgttgtcGTGTCTAGTCCAGATAGCATCAGTGAGGAGGTCTTTGTTCAACAACGCAGAGCGAGCCAAGTTCCTCTCTCACCTGGTGGATGGAGTCAAGAGGATACTAGAGAAcccacag AGCCTCTCAGACCCTAACAACTACCATGAGTTTTGTCGTCTGTTGGCGCGACTGAAAAGTAACTACCAGCTGGGAGAGCTGGTCAAAGTAGAAAACTACCCAGAAGTCATCAGGCTTATAGCCAACTTCACTGTCACCAGTCTACAG CACTGGGAGTTTGCCCCTAACTCTGTCCACTACCTGTTGAGCCTGTGGCAGCGCCTGGCAGCGTCTGTCCCTTACGTTAAAGCCACCGAGCCTCACCTGCTAGAGACATACACACCTGAAGTCACCAAGGCCTACATCACCTCACGCCTCGAGTCTGTCTGCATCATactcag GGATGGGTTAGAGGACCCTCTAGATGACGCAGGGTTAGTCCAGCAGCAGTTAGACCAGCTCTCCACCATTGGTCGCTGTGAATACGAGAAGACCTGTGCCCTATTGGTCCAGCTCTTCGACCAATCAGCACAGACCTACCAGGAACTACTGCAGTCTACCAACTCTAGTGCCATCGACATCACGGTCCAGGAGG GGAGGTTAACATGGTTGGTGTATATAATCGGGGCGGTCATTGGAGGAAGAGTGTCCTTCGCCTCTACAGATGAACAAGACGCCATGGATGGAGAACTAGTCTGTCG agtgctcCAGTTGATGAACCTAACAGACTCGCGGCTGGCCCAGGCGGGTAATGAGCGATTGGAGTTGGCCATGCTCAGCTTCTTTGAACAGTTCAGGAAAATCTACATCGGAGACCAGGTGCAAAAGTCCTCCAAG ctgTACCGGCGGCTGTCAGAGGTTCTGGGGCTGAATGATGAGACCATGGTACTCAGCGTCTTCATTGGAAAAAT CATCACCAATCTGAAGTACTGGGGCCAGTGTGAACCAATCACTTCCAAGACACTTCAGTTACTCAATGACCTCTCCATAGG gtacagcaGTGTGAGGAAGTTGGTGAAACTCAGCGCTGTTCAGTTCATGCTGAACAACCACACA AGCGAGCACTTCTCCTTCCTGGGCGTGAACAACCAATCAAACCTCAGCGACATGAGGTGTCGCACCACGTTCTACACCGCACTGGGACGCCTGCTGATGGTCGACctag gtgaggaTGAGGACCAGTTTGAACAATTCATGCTTCCCCTAACGGCGGCGTTTGAAGCAGTGGCTCAGATGTTCAGCACCAACACATTCAACGAGCAGGAGGCGAAGAGGACGTTGGTAGGACTGGTCAGAGACCTGAGAGGTATTGCCTTTGCCTTCAACGCCAAGACCAGCTTTATGATGCTCTTCGACTGGAT CTACCCAGCCTACATGCCCATCCTGCAGAGAGCTATAGAGCTCTGGTACCACGTACCAGCATGCACCACTCCTGTCCTAAAGCTCATGGCCGAGCTAGTCCACAACAG CCAGACAGCTGCTCtgcaaggggagaggagagagccaaTAAGCTGGGTGTCATCTTTCAGTCAACG GTCACAGAGGTTACAATTTGACGTGTCATCACCCAACGGAATCCTGCTGTTCAGAGAAACCAGCAAGATGATCACCACCTATG gTAACCGTATCCTGACCATTGGGGAGGTGCCTAAGGACCAGATGTACAGTGTGAAGCTGaagggtgtcagtgtgtgtttctcCATGCTCAAGGCTGTGCTCTCTGGGAACTATGTCAACTTCGGGGTGTTCCGTCTCTATGGAGATGACGCACTGGACAACGCGCTACAGACCTTCATCAAACTGCTGCTGTCCATACCACACAGCGACctgctg GACTATCCCAAGTTGAGCCAGTCGTTCTACAGTCTGTTGGAGGTGTTGACTCAGGATCACATGAACTTCATTGCTTCTCTAGAGCCGCATGTCGTCATGTACATACTGTCATCTATCTCCGAGGGACTCACTGCACTGG ATACTATGGTGTGTACTGGGTGTTGTTCCAGTCTGGACCATATCGCCACCTACCTGTTCAAACAG CTGTCTCGCTCCACTAAGAAACGGcctgttgccatggcaacagacGAACGCTTCCTACACATCATGCAGCAACACCCAGAGATGATccaacag ATGCTGTCCACAGTGTTGAACATCATCATCTTTGAGGACTGCAGGAACCAGTGGTCCATGTCCAGACCTCTACTGGGCCTCATCCTGCTCAACGAGAAG tattttGCAGACCTGAGGAACAGCATTGTGAACAGCCAGCCTCCAGAAAAGCAGCAGGCCATGCATCTCTGCTTTGAGAACCTGATGGAGGGGATAGAACGCAACCTGCTAACCAAGAACAGAGACAG GTTCACCCAGAACCTCTCGGTGTTCCGGAGGGAGGTGAACGACAGCATGAAAAACTCTTCATATGGAGTCAACACCAATGACATGATGAGCTGA